The following proteins are encoded in a genomic region of Opitutaceae bacterium:
- a CDS encoding phospho-sugar mutase: MTTSDKIKAATEAGQLLPSTAENLAAWLGAQLPQWAGASISELVDAQAWSELNDRFYRYLEFGTGGMRGRTIGVTAAPSETGKVGPQGTPEHPAVGSNVLNDFTVVRATIGLFRYTQRYLRQQGRFDLPKLVIAHDVRHFSRHFCELAASAWTTLGGTAYIFEGPRSTPQLSFTVRHLKAHAGVVITASHNPPHDNGFKAYFEDGGQVVPPHDKGIVGEVNAVPLADLGRFLEKRLDGVVTLDAAADEAYLQVASKAVIDRGVFSKTVLKIAFTNIHGTGGIASVPLLRRAGAEVLEVASQREFDPRFPTVKSPNPENSEALSKAVALAEEKGLDLVLATDPDCDRMGCAVRTREGKMELLTGNQIGAMIAEYRISKYKEMGWIPRNGSQSAVLVKTFVTSPLQDAIGRGHGVKVINTLTGFKWIAAKIRGYEEQLKDRLRAEEGIALDYDATAFEHRARLLQKYSSFYLFGGEESYGYLGNDSVRDKDGNAACVMLAELAAYVKSRGMTVTEYLDEIYLKYGFFLEGVINIYYEGASGAAKIKRILDTYRSSPPTKFDEVDVAKFQDFGRETIHDADGERIPSQDLYFVTLANGYSFAARGSGTEPKMKFYLFASAPVSNAQELAATKAKVKAELDRVRALIEADAKTRAEG; the protein is encoded by the coding sequence ATGACGACCTCCGACAAAATCAAGGCGGCCACAGAGGCCGGCCAGCTCCTTCCTTCGACAGCAGAAAACCTCGCCGCCTGGTTGGGCGCCCAGCTTCCGCAGTGGGCTGGCGCGAGCATTTCCGAACTCGTCGACGCGCAGGCGTGGTCCGAGTTGAACGACCGCTTCTATCGTTACCTTGAGTTTGGAACCGGCGGCATGCGCGGTCGCACCATCGGTGTCACCGCGGCGCCCTCGGAGACGGGCAAGGTGGGGCCCCAGGGCACACCAGAACACCCGGCCGTGGGCAGTAATGTGCTCAACGACTTCACGGTGGTACGCGCCACGATCGGTCTATTCCGCTACACCCAGCGCTATCTTCGGCAGCAGGGGCGTTTCGACCTCCCAAAGCTCGTCATCGCCCACGATGTCCGTCACTTCTCGCGGCATTTCTGCGAACTCGCGGCCTCCGCCTGGACGACACTTGGCGGTACCGCCTACATCTTCGAGGGCCCGCGTTCCACACCGCAACTCAGCTTTACGGTGAGGCATCTCAAGGCCCATGCAGGCGTCGTGATCACGGCGAGCCACAACCCTCCCCATGACAATGGATTCAAGGCGTACTTTGAGGATGGCGGCCAGGTGGTCCCTCCTCACGACAAGGGCATCGTCGGCGAAGTGAATGCGGTCCCGTTGGCCGATCTCGGTCGGTTCCTCGAAAAGCGCCTGGACGGAGTCGTCACGCTCGATGCGGCCGCTGATGAAGCCTACCTTCAGGTTGCCTCGAAGGCCGTCATCGACCGGGGCGTCTTCTCAAAGACGGTCCTGAAGATCGCCTTCACGAATATCCACGGGACGGGCGGCATCGCATCGGTTCCGCTTCTTCGAAGGGCTGGCGCCGAGGTGCTGGAGGTGGCTTCCCAGCGGGAATTCGATCCTCGTTTCCCGACGGTGAAATCGCCGAACCCCGAGAACTCGGAGGCACTGTCGAAGGCCGTAGCCCTTGCCGAGGAGAAGGGGCTCGATCTCGTCCTCGCGACGGATCCCGACTGCGATCGCATGGGCTGCGCGGTGCGCACCCGCGAAGGGAAGATGGAGCTTCTGACCGGCAACCAGATCGGCGCGATGATCGCCGAGTATCGGATTTCCAAATACAAGGAAATGGGCTGGATCCCGCGCAATGGCAGCCAGTCGGCCGTGCTTGTGAAGACCTTTGTGACGTCGCCGCTGCAGGACGCAATCGGCCGGGGCCACGGCGTAAAGGTCATCAACACCCTGACCGGCTTCAAATGGATTGCCGCCAAAATCCGCGGCTACGAGGAGCAATTGAAGGACCGGCTCCGTGCGGAAGAGGGGATCGCCCTCGACTACGACGCGACCGCCTTCGAGCATCGCGCAAGACTGCTCCAGAAGTACAGTTCGTTCTACCTGTTCGGCGGCGAGGAAAGCTATGGCTACCTCGGCAACGACTCGGTTCGCGACAAGGACGGCAACGCCGCCTGCGTCATGCTCGCTGAGCTTGCCGCCTATGTGAAGAGCCGCGGCATGACGGTGACGGAGTACCTGGACGAGATCTACCTCAAGTACGGGTTCTTCCTCGAAGGGGTGATCAATATCTACTACGAGGGCGCGAGCGGGGCCGCGAAGATCAAGCGCATTCTCGACACCTATCGGTCCTCGCCTCCGACCAAATTCGATGAGGTCGACGTCGCCAAGTTTCAGGATTTCGGCCGAGAAACAATCCACGATGCGGACGGCGAGCGCATTCCGAGCCAGGATCTTTACTTCGTCACGCTGGCCAACGGTTATAGCTTTGCTGCGCGTGGCTCCGGTACCGAGCCAAAGATGAAGTTCTATCTCTTCGCTTCGGCACCTGTCTCGAATGCGCAGGAACTGGCCGCCACCAAGGCGAAGGTGAAGGCGGAACTCGATCGGGTACGCGCCTTGATTGAAGCGGATGCAAAGACCAGGGCCGAGGGCTAA
- a CDS encoding response regulator translates to MIQILLADDDAVERTALKEILRSEFDAEIIEAPDGQVALDLLCDGLRPSLCIVDLKMPRLDGLELLQRVRRDIKLGNIRMMASSASRDRETILALAKLKISGYLLKPYDAAKTIAQIKQAIGDLLAAPKAQNFARNLLVKTIFIVDDDEVSRTALRDILRSCGQWEILEAKDGQDAINRLYGGLRPDLIFADLLMPRLDGFSMLQRIRDEPTLRTLRVVVTSADNDRDRVRALAQLQVSGYLLKPFDPVKVIQSLKAIPDVVISLPKPPSTTTQTTPAVPVSPPASEQASPSPAATAPAADGAPAPEPGEQKAPA, encoded by the coding sequence ATGATTCAAATCCTCCTAGCAGATGACGACGCGGTGGAACGCACCGCACTGAAGGAGATCCTCCGCTCGGAGTTTGATGCAGAGATCATCGAGGCGCCGGATGGGCAGGTAGCCTTGGATCTCTTGTGCGATGGGCTTCGCCCGTCGCTTTGCATCGTCGACTTGAAGATGCCTAGGCTTGACGGCCTTGAACTCTTGCAGCGCGTCCGCCGCGACATCAAGCTGGGCAACATCCGGATGATGGCGAGCTCGGCAAGCCGGGACCGTGAGACCATCCTCGCCCTCGCGAAGCTCAAGATCAGTGGCTACTTGTTGAAGCCATACGATGCCGCCAAGACGATTGCCCAGATCAAGCAGGCGATCGGAGATCTGCTGGCAGCGCCGAAGGCACAGAACTTTGCACGCAATCTGCTCGTCAAAACAATCTTTATCGTCGACGACGACGAGGTGTCGCGCACCGCGCTGCGCGATATTCTTCGCTCCTGCGGACAGTGGGAAATCCTGGAAGCGAAGGATGGCCAGGATGCAATCAACCGCCTTTACGGAGGCCTCAGACCCGACCTGATCTTCGCCGATCTGCTCATGCCTCGACTCGACGGTTTCTCCATGCTGCAACGCATTCGCGATGAGCCCACGTTGCGGACCTTGCGCGTCGTGGTGACCTCTGCCGACAACGACCGGGATCGCGTGCGCGCTCTCGCCCAATTGCAGGTGTCAGGCTACCTCCTCAAACCGTTCGACCCCGTAAAGGTTATCCAGTCTTTGAAAGCGATACCGGACGTGGTGATTTCCCTGCCAAAGCCACCGTCCACCACCACACAGACGACGCCAGCCGTCCCTGTGTCCCCTCCGGCATCTGAGCAGGCTTCACCTTCGCCGGCGGCGACCGCCCCTGCAGCCGATGGGGCACCAGCGCCTGAGCCTGGTGAACAAAAAGCCCCGGCTTGA
- a CDS encoding response regulator → MNPSVNGADLFLLLSALLLSMCGIAWVGFARLDRRREGPWLPAFLYLRAGIATITLIATDSPMPHPAWYLAASILDIAAGMCIVEYARRSIESAGHAAGRWIHFFVLAAALPFAYSLRLDPLWTTGALATLVGTATTAYISYRKFRNADWLSSDGLQRHFHLALGVYGLAGICFPVLRHGPDATSEPLAPEILLPALATLAISVVSGAVYWQHQYLARRTQERREWVMRNIAALALVVGVMILGIVISEWVPRAHLGSQLVSLLVTLLVLTSFHAQERVREQMVQIAHSDRRSAALIESTPNAVQLCDRQGKLLVVNRAWRMAYGVREHDLGTTRFIDLWPEPARGMIAEAVSTTLNGTPSRFEAEYVHPDGRTLLFSVVTNPVPDEDGHVTSYVAISADITARRKSELALIAAKNAAEAATQAKDEFLAVMGHEIRTPLGGVIGLLDALKRMPQPPSQRRHTELAIDSAEALLETLDHILDAARLDAGKFALEPAPFNPVTEFTRVLEGQRVRAEASNLALKVHMAPDLPTSLVGDATRLRQVLVNLVTNAIKFTRKGHVSVSVAGEPRPGLQYLLRIQVADTGIGIRTEMQERLLGRAETTSGARQAGIAGLGLTIVRSIVDLMSGNLRVISEPGKGSAFTVELTLPLGPSLSDRASPVLAPAVSSTRPPIPIPGAVAAPAPTTAVSPEVGNLKILCAEDNATNRLIIQLMLESLGHTVAFAEDGQEAVERLSRDVFDLVLMDNRMPVMDGFQATRIIRDPASTVLAHDVPVIALTANASKNYKDQCLASGMNDYLTKPVREAALRSALAKAMNGRPRVITVEGRTPTAPPLQLDRTSNVPPPASVSPRQTDADTSPSDPDQAPETGAEAPQPEITGMSEEELMALLDEAEQEPDQPDPSAALSPEARRKISLQYLNETPRLLNQLRVAWLRQDGPTLARAGHSLKSSSRYVKATRLSEIGKQIEKLADEGSFAQISALLSETDREFELVNERLQMDNYS, encoded by the coding sequence ATGAACCCCTCCGTCAACGGGGCAGACCTATTTTTGCTACTCTCGGCGTTGCTGCTTTCCATGTGTGGCATCGCCTGGGTTGGCTTTGCACGACTGGATCGCAGGAGGGAGGGGCCATGGCTTCCCGCATTTCTCTATCTGCGCGCCGGCATCGCCACGATCACGCTGATTGCGACCGACTCCCCCATGCCGCATCCCGCATGGTATCTGGCCGCCAGTATCCTCGATATCGCGGCAGGGATGTGCATCGTGGAATATGCAAGGCGCTCGATTGAATCGGCGGGCCATGCAGCGGGCCGATGGATCCATTTCTTCGTTCTGGCGGCTGCATTACCGTTTGCCTACTCGCTGCGTCTTGATCCGCTATGGACGACGGGGGCGCTGGCCACGCTGGTCGGCACAGCCACCACCGCCTACATTTCCTACCGCAAGTTCAGGAACGCGGACTGGCTGTCCTCGGATGGCCTCCAGCGACACTTTCACCTGGCCCTTGGCGTCTACGGGCTCGCCGGAATCTGTTTTCCGGTGCTGAGACACGGACCCGACGCAACCTCCGAACCGCTTGCCCCAGAGATCCTTTTGCCCGCCCTGGCCACACTGGCCATCTCGGTGGTTTCGGGCGCCGTGTATTGGCAGCATCAATACCTCGCAAGGCGCACCCAGGAGCGCCGGGAGTGGGTCATGCGCAACATCGCCGCACTGGCCCTGGTGGTCGGAGTGATGATCCTTGGCATCGTAATTTCCGAATGGGTGCCCCGCGCGCACCTTGGGTCACAACTGGTCTCGTTGCTCGTAACGCTCCTCGTTCTCACTTCGTTCCACGCGCAGGAACGGGTTCGCGAGCAAATGGTCCAGATCGCCCATTCAGATCGGCGCAGCGCCGCATTGATCGAGTCGACGCCGAACGCGGTCCAGCTTTGCGACCGCCAAGGAAAGTTGCTCGTTGTGAACCGGGCATGGCGGATGGCCTACGGTGTCCGCGAGCACGATCTCGGCACCACGCGCTTCATCGACCTCTGGCCCGAACCGGCTCGGGGGATGATCGCAGAGGCCGTATCCACGACACTGAACGGCACCCCTAGCCGCTTTGAGGCCGAGTATGTGCATCCCGACGGGCGGACACTTCTTTTCAGCGTGGTGACCAACCCGGTGCCGGATGAAGACGGCCATGTCACGAGCTACGTCGCAATCTCCGCCGACATCACCGCGCGCAGGAAGAGCGAACTCGCCCTCATCGCGGCGAAGAATGCAGCCGAGGCCGCAACCCAGGCGAAGGACGAATTCCTAGCGGTCATGGGCCATGAGATACGGACCCCCCTGGGGGGCGTAATCGGCCTCCTGGATGCCCTGAAGCGCATGCCGCAACCCCCGAGCCAGAGACGGCACACCGAACTGGCGATCGACAGTGCAGAAGCCCTCCTTGAGACGCTGGACCACATCCTGGACGCCGCCCGCCTCGACGCAGGGAAGTTTGCCCTCGAGCCCGCGCCCTTCAATCCAGTAACGGAGTTCACGCGAGTTCTCGAGGGTCAGCGAGTGCGGGCGGAGGCGTCCAACCTCGCGTTGAAGGTCCATATGGCTCCCGACCTCCCGACTTCCCTCGTGGGGGATGCAACGCGGCTCCGGCAGGTCCTTGTCAACTTGGTCACAAATGCGATCAAGTTCACGCGGAAGGGCCACGTTTCGGTCAGTGTCGCGGGTGAACCACGCCCCGGGCTTCAGTACCTTTTGCGTATCCAGGTTGCCGATACCGGGATTGGCATTCGAACGGAGATGCAGGAGCGTCTGCTGGGACGCGCAGAAACCACCTCCGGGGCGCGGCAGGCTGGCATCGCGGGTCTTGGGCTCACCATCGTTCGAAGCATTGTCGATCTCATGAGCGGGAACCTTCGTGTGATCAGTGAACCAGGCAAGGGCTCGGCATTCACCGTCGAGCTCACGCTGCCACTCGGCCCGTCCCTCAGCGATCGTGCCTCACCGGTCCTTGCGCCAGCCGTCTCCTCGACACGGCCCCCCATACCGATTCCCGGAGCCGTCGCAGCCCCCGCCCCGACAACCGCGGTCTCGCCCGAGGTTGGCAATCTCAAGATCCTCTGCGCGGAAGACAACGCCACCAATCGCCTGATCATCCAGCTCATGCTCGAGTCCCTCGGCCATACGGTCGCCTTCGCGGAAGACGGTCAAGAGGCGGTCGAGCGCCTGAGCCGCGACGTATTCGATCTCGTGCTGATGGACAACCGCATGCCCGTGATGGATGGCTTTCAGGCAACTCGTATCATTCGCGACCCGGCCTCAACCGTTCTTGCCCATGATGTGCCGGTCATTGCGTTGACTGCCAACGCATCAAAGAACTACAAGGACCAATGCCTGGCTTCGGGCATGAACGACTACCTCACGAAGCCGGTGAGGGAAGCAGCCTTGCGATCTGCACTCGCCAAGGCAATGAACGGCAGGCCACGCGTGATCACCGTCGAAGGCCGCACGCCAACGGCACCTCCACTGCAGCTGGATCGCACGAGCAACGTTCCCCCGCCCGCCTCAGTTTCGCCCCGGCAAACGGACGCGGATACTTCCCCCTCAGATCCGGATCAAGCCCCAGAAACCGGCGCTGAGGCGCCTCAGCCCGAGATCACGGGCATGAGCGAAGAGGAACTGATGGCGCTCTTGGACGAGGCTGAACAGGAACCAGACCAGCCCGACCCTTCCGCCGCGCTCAGTCCGGAAGCGAGGCGAAAAATCTCTCTCCAGTATCTCAACGAGACCCCGAGACTTTTGAACCAGTTGCGCGTGGCGTGGCTCCGCCAGGACGGTCCGACCCTCGCACGCGCCGGCCATTCCCTGAAGAGCAGTTCGCGCTACGTCAAGGCCACGCGCCTCAGTGAAATCGGAAAACAGATAGAAAAACTCGCGGATGAAGGTTCCTTCGCACAGATTAGCGCACTCCTCTCTGAGACCGATCGTGAATTCGAACTGGTCAATGAACGGCTTCAGATGGACAACTACTCCTGA
- the alr gene encoding alanine racemase, whose product MSTPTLSRLPLRCWAEIDLAALERNLRLIRASLPTHMKYVAVVKADAYGHGLPQAAARLMHAGADLFAVANLAEAAALREIGPGWPILLLSPLLPEEDRFVAEYDLTATVSTHEEVERLESVGRSYGRPVSVHIKIDTGMGRLGVWYERTAELWTRIKSSQFLRIDGVYTHFSSPDEDPVFTAEQRRRFLGALHACAGIDLTSLFVHADNSAGLETLEQAGPFNAVRIGLLQFGILPRRDSLLAEVHTEPVFSFRTRVGITKELPMGTGISYGRTHILRRNSQIAILTAGYGDGIPRAASNRGQVLIQGKLCPVLGRVTMDQTIVDITDVPGVACGDEAVLVGRQNGAEITISQFSRWADTIPWETLCSVTKRVPRIYKTSLGL is encoded by the coding sequence ATGAGCACTCCCACCCTCTCCCGCCTACCCCTGCGCTGCTGGGCTGAGATCGACCTCGCCGCTCTCGAGAGGAATCTCCGGTTGATTCGCGCGTCGCTGCCGACCCACATGAAGTACGTGGCCGTCGTAAAGGCGGATGCCTATGGCCATGGATTGCCCCAGGCTGCCGCCAGGCTGATGCACGCGGGTGCGGACCTCTTTGCGGTCGCCAACCTGGCAGAAGCCGCCGCACTGCGTGAGATCGGACCGGGCTGGCCCATCCTACTCTTGAGTCCCCTTCTTCCGGAGGAGGATCGCTTTGTCGCCGAATATGACCTGACCGCCACAGTCTCCACCCATGAGGAAGTGGAGCGCCTGGAGTCGGTGGGGCGGAGCTACGGCCGGCCCGTATCCGTACACATCAAGATCGATACAGGCATGGGCCGCCTTGGCGTCTGGTACGAACGCACCGCGGAGCTGTGGACGCGAATCAAGAGCTCCCAATTCCTGAGGATTGATGGAGTTTACACGCATTTCTCCAGCCCGGATGAGGATCCTGTCTTCACCGCCGAGCAGCGGCGGCGCTTCCTCGGGGCGCTGCATGCATGCGCAGGGATCGACCTCACGTCGCTTTTTGTGCACGCGGACAACAGTGCGGGCCTGGAAACCCTCGAACAGGCGGGGCCCTTCAACGCCGTTCGGATCGGGCTCCTGCAGTTCGGCATCCTTCCCAGGCGAGACTCCCTCCTCGCGGAGGTCCACACAGAACCTGTATTCAGTTTCCGGACACGCGTGGGCATCACCAAGGAGCTTCCCATGGGCACCGGAATCTCCTACGGCCGCACGCATATCCTCAGGCGCAACTCACAAATCGCAATCCTCACGGCAGGCTACGGTGACGGAATACCACGCGCCGCGAGCAACCGGGGCCAGGTTCTCATCCAGGGCAAGCTGTGCCCCGTCCTCGGACGGGTGACGATGGACCAGACCATTGTGGACATCACCGACGTGCCGGGTGTCGCCTGCGGCGACGAAGCAGTCCTGGTGGGCCGTCAGAACGGCGCCGAGATTACCATCAGCCAGTTTAGTCGATGGGCCGACACCATTCCGTGGGAGACACTTTGCAGCGTTACCAAGCGCGTACCAAGGATTTACAAGACATCACTTGGTCTTTGA
- a CDS encoding peptidase M22: MRVVHSLDDLLHACESLLVLDCASSRVHVGLLRKGNQAAWAHRDEPAGSALFACVDEVTAKFGMPLPAVRAFAFNDGPGSILGIRTAAVAIRTWQAVHPRPAYRYSGLLALALAERIRGRTPPFSAIADARRDTWHQVKVSDDSEPKLLRVAPADLTPPCVAPEHFRTWAALPPGTELIPSIPRDFLEQTRNLALWHDAPDPDAFLHEDPSYKTWQPGVHRAPSP, encoded by the coding sequence GTGCGAGTGGTCCATTCGCTCGATGATCTCCTGCACGCTTGTGAGTCGTTGCTCGTGCTCGACTGCGCCTCGTCACGCGTCCACGTGGGGCTCCTCAGGAAGGGCAACCAGGCCGCCTGGGCGCACCGTGACGAACCCGCCGGCTCGGCGTTGTTCGCTTGTGTTGACGAAGTGACAGCAAAGTTCGGAATGCCCCTCCCCGCGGTGCGGGCATTCGCGTTTAACGACGGCCCCGGTTCCATTCTCGGCATTCGCACCGCCGCCGTTGCGATCCGCACCTGGCAGGCCGTGCATCCGCGCCCGGCCTATCGCTACTCTGGCCTCCTGGCACTTGCCCTGGCTGAGCGTATTCGAGGTCGAACACCCCCTTTCAGTGCGATCGCCGATGCGCGACGCGACACCTGGCACCAAGTCAAGGTATCAGACGATTCCGAGCCCAAGCTTCTTCGCGTGGCCCCCGCCGACCTAACGCCCCCCTGTGTGGCGCCGGAGCATTTTCGCACCTGGGCCGCCCTGCCCCCTGGCACGGAGCTTATCCCCAGCATCCCCCGGGACTTCCTGGAGCAGACACGCAACCTCGCGCTCTGGCATGACGCTCCCGACCCGGACGCCTTCCTGCACGAGGACCCCTCCTACAAGACTTGGCAACCCGGCGTCCATCGCGCCCCCTCTCCATGA
- a CDS encoding Gfo/Idh/MocA family oxidoreductase, with protein MNRRTFLKGSLAASAALALPSLLTSCASTSRKARRPKPSERIQVGFVGFGTMAGDSLPNFLGQERVQVVAIADPVTEMTNYGYRGDRVGGRLVGQKRTEAYYSEHSQSGTYKGCRVYEDFRDMFESESLDAIVLSTPDHWHYPITALAAKRGIHIYGQKPISHSINQGKKMVEAVRKSGITFQTGSQQRSSAYFRIAAEFVRNGRLGKVERIEVGLPGGHQDYSLLASRNTPEPVPAGFNYDLWLGPAPERPYIPALSHVNWRHNFDYSGGLISDWGAHHLDIVQWALGLDVTGGPVAIENAVADLPAPDALYNTPPNYVFDVVYANGLRVNVSNRLPNGIRFFGENGKQIFVSRNELTMTPTELRKEKIQPGETRLYESNHHEKNFIECIYSGQEPVAPIEAGHRTITIAQLANIAIRLGKPGVQWDPATQTIPNDPKATALMDHPLRRKYSV; from the coding sequence ATGAATCGTCGTACCTTCCTCAAGGGATCCCTCGCAGCATCAGCCGCACTGGCGCTCCCGTCGCTCCTCACTTCCTGCGCCAGCACCAGCCGCAAGGCCCGCAGGCCGAAACCCTCTGAACGGATCCAAGTGGGGTTTGTCGGGTTTGGGACCATGGCCGGAGATTCGCTGCCGAACTTTCTCGGTCAGGAGCGGGTGCAGGTCGTTGCGATTGCAGATCCCGTTACGGAGATGACCAACTACGGCTATCGTGGTGATCGCGTGGGCGGTCGCTTGGTGGGACAAAAGCGGACTGAGGCCTATTATTCGGAGCATTCACAAAGCGGCACGTACAAGGGATGCCGAGTGTACGAGGATTTCCGCGACATGTTTGAGTCGGAGAGCCTCGACGCGATTGTCCTTTCGACACCCGACCACTGGCACTACCCGATCACGGCCCTCGCCGCAAAACGCGGCATTCACATCTACGGGCAAAAGCCTATTTCCCACTCGATCAACCAAGGCAAGAAGATGGTCGAGGCGGTGCGTAAATCGGGCATCACGTTCCAAACAGGCAGCCAGCAGCGAAGCTCCGCCTATTTCAGGATCGCGGCGGAGTTCGTCCGAAATGGTCGCCTCGGCAAGGTCGAGAGGATCGAAGTTGGGCTACCTGGTGGCCATCAGGATTACTCCCTGCTCGCCTCTCGCAACACGCCTGAACCCGTGCCCGCAGGCTTTAACTACGACCTCTGGCTCGGACCCGCGCCGGAGCGCCCATACATCCCGGCTTTGTCGCATGTCAACTGGCGGCACAACTTCGATTATTCAGGAGGACTGATCTCCGACTGGGGCGCCCATCACCTCGACATCGTGCAGTGGGCGCTTGGGCTTGATGTCACCGGAGGCCCCGTGGCCATTGAGAATGCGGTCGCAGATCTTCCCGCTCCTGATGCGCTCTACAACACGCCGCCGAACTATGTTTTTGACGTGGTTTATGCCAATGGACTCCGCGTCAACGTGAGCAACCGCCTTCCCAACGGCATCCGTTTCTTCGGTGAGAACGGGAAGCAGATTTTTGTGAGCCGGAATGAACTCACAATGACGCCCACGGAACTGCGCAAGGAGAAGATCCAACCCGGCGAGACCCGGCTTTACGAGAGCAACCACCACGAGAAGAACTTCATCGAATGCATTTACTCAGGCCAGGAACCTGTCGCCCCGATCGAGGCCGGCCACAGAACAATCACAATCGCCCAACTCGCAAACATTGCGATTCGCCTTGGCAAACCAGGTGTGCAGTGGGATCCCGCCACGCAGACCATCCCCAATGATCCCAAAGCCACCGCGTTGATGGACCATCCGCTGCGACGGAAGTACTCGGTTTAG